GCCGGCCTTACGCGCGGCGGAGAGTTGCGGAGTTAGCCCTTAATGCCGGTTCCGCCCTGCTGGGCCAAACCGGCATTAAGCGCAAGGTATGGGAGGTCTTATGCAAAACCAAGACATGCGGTATTTCCTTTATGCCAGAAAGTCCACGGACGAACCTGATAGGCAAATCCTATCCATAGAGGCGCAGCTTGCCGAGCTCCGGGAGTACGCCCTGAAAGAAGGGCTTCTCATAGTCAAAGAGTTCATCGAGAGCAAGACCGCCAAGGAGCCCGGCCGCGAAATCTTCAATACGATGATAGCCTCCATGGAAGACGGCAAGGCGCAGGGCATAATCGCCTGGCACCCGGACAGGCTTTGCCGCAATTCCATCGACGGCGGAAAAATTATCTACCTTGTAGACACAGGCAAGATAACAGCTCTAAAGTTCCCTACTTTTTGGTTTGACCCCACGCCACAGGGCAAGTTCATGCTCTCAATCGCGTTCGGCCAGTCCAAATACTACGTCGATAACCTTTCGGAAAATATCCGGCGCGGCTTCCGTCAAAAACTCCGCAATGGTATCTGGCCCTGTTGTGCACCGCTCGGCTACCTGAACGATAAGAACACCAAGACGATATATCCGGATAAAGACCGGGCGGTCTTTATCCGGAAGACCTTTGAGCTTTATGCTACCGGCGATTACCCGTTGGCCGAAGTGCGGCGCATAATGAACGAGGTTGGACTGAAAGGGCGGCATACCGCCCTTTCAGTAGGGAACTATCAGTATATGCTCAAGAACCCCGTCTATTACGGGCTTATAAGGTATAAGGGCGAACTCTACGAGGGAAAGCACGAGCCGATCATAACCAAGGCTCTATTTGATACGTGCCAGGCCGTAATGCTCCGTAAAAGCAAGCCCAAGGGGCCAAGGTTGAAGCCGTACACCTATCGTGGGGTCTTCCACTGTTCCACTTGTGGCTGCTTCATTACTACGGAAACACAGAAGTCCCATAATTATCTCCGCTGTACCAAACGGAAAGGGCCTTGCGACGAACACTTTGTACGCGAGGAAGTTATAGAGGAACAGATAAAAGGAGAACTAAAATCTGTTTCCTTACCCCCGGCCCTGGCAAACGGGCTCATCCTGATGGCGGAAAAGGAACGAGCCGCGTTTGCCCAGGCCGGGGATAGTGCCCGGCAAAAGCTGCGAGGTGAGTTGGTTATCCTTACAGACCAATTGGGCAAGTTGCTGGATTTGGTACTGCAAGGCCACCTTACACAGTCCGAGTACGCTGAACGTAAAGCCCAATTGGTCAATGGGAAAAAGGAAATTGAAAACAAACTCGCAGCTTTTGCCCGGCAGGGAGCCAATCGGTTCGAACCGGAGCTAGAACTATATCGCGAGGCGGTTCACGTCGGGGAATTGGCGGAGAGCGGAAAAGCGGAGGAAAACCGGGAAAAGTTGAAAAAGATCGGTTCGAACTTCCGTATCGGCAGGCGGCGGCTTTCCGTCGAGTTCAAAAAACCTTGGGAATTTATATTTAATTTTAATTCTGCGCGCGCAGAAAATAATAATTTTTCTGCCGATTTTTTTAAAAGTGAAAAACTTCGGAAAGGGAGGGATTCGAACCCTCGATACCCTTTTGAGGTATACAGACTTTCCAGGTCTGCGCCTTCAACCACTCGGCCACCTTTCCATCTGTCGCGCCCTTCGCATACTCACGCTCAGGGTTGATTAGCAACCGGCCTTTAAGCGGTAACGGCCGGCGCTCCATGAGGGGAAACCGCTACTGCGGTGTCCCCTCAGCTGTTGGGAAGGGGTGGAGCTAAGCTCCCCTTCATCGTTCGCTTTGCCGCTTTTGGCGGCCCGCTTACTGAACCCCTTCTATAAGGTCCCCGCGCTCACTAACGAAGGTGATCGCGCGGGCATATCATACCCCTCACCTGCGGCAGATGTGGGGCGGAAAAATGCTCTGTTTTTTAATTTTATGATATTTGATAGTATAAATACAGTGAAAAAGAAAGAAACCATTGAACTTGTGGCCACCAACCGTAAAGCCCGCCACGATTATTTTATCCTTGAAACCTTTGAGGCCGGTATCGCGCTTGAAGGGCCCGAGGTTAAATCCCTGCGCCTTAAGCAGGCTGTCATTACACAGGGATTCGCCCGGGTTGAAAACGGCTCGGTTTTGCTTTACGGTCTGCACATAGCGCCCTATGCCTATAATACGATGAAAGACATTGATCCGCTAAGAGCCCGCAAGCTGCTATTAAAACGCGGTGAAATACACAAACTGGGCAATGCCACCGCCATCAAGGGGAATACGCTGGTAGCGCTTGAAGTTTATTTCAAGAAAGGCTGGGCCAAAGTGCTTTTGGGGCTTGCCAAGGGCAAAAACGCCTCCGACCGCCACGAGCAAATAAAGAAACGGGATATAGACCGCGAACTTCGCAGGGAGTTGGGCGATAAATTTAAAGGGTAAAGAAGAGATTACAGCGATGGGGAAGAGATGATGGCGCAGAGATTAACGAATTGTTGGTTCATCGTTGTAATCATGTCGTTTTATCCGCTGTCTGTTATAGCGGGAATCTCCGCCTAGAACCTCAATCCCGTACTGGCGTTAGCCAGTGTGCGGCCGTGCGTGAAAGTCAATCCGCCTGACAGATAAGCCAAATTCAATTTAACTTTCAAACCAAAAGTATAGCGGGGTTCAAAAACATATATTGTTTTGCCGATAAACGCCGTATTATTCGTGTTTTGTGGCGTCAATTGCGTATAGTCAAAACCGGCTCCGAAGTACGGAGCCACATGCGCGGCATTAAGGGAAAACATGAGGCCTGAGTTAAAGTGCACGGCGTAAAAAAACTTATAAACAGCCAGGTCGCCCATAGTAATAAGCATCATCTGCATATAATGAGGCGCGTCTGAAACTTTCCTGAGGCCGTAACGAAGCCCCCCGCCGGCGACAGTAAGCCCCTGATGGGATCCTGCGCGTATAAACCCGTCCAGGCGGTAGGGCATGCCTATATCGGCCTGCACCAGGGTAAGCCCGAACGGATGATCGTTTTCCAGAATAGTGTCATTCTTTTCAGGCGCGAACTGCATGGAGCTTTTAATACCTATGTCAAAACCTGAAAAACCGAGAGAGCGCGCGGTCTGGTTTGAGCCGGACCCGAGCAGACCTCCTAAATCTCTGGCAAAAGGCTTAAGGTCCGACTTCAACGCGAAAAGAAAATTTGTATAACCGGCAGCCGAAACCGCCGCCGGAGCCAGCATGCATAGCGCACAAGCCGCAAAAAATATTTTTTTCATCGTTTAAAACCTTGTTCCTGCGGCTTCCAGGGCAAGAACTTTTCAGATTACGACGCGCCGCCAAGGACTTCCTTCACCGTGGTAAGTCCAAGAAGCACCTTTTCAAGCCCATCCATGGCGATGGTGCGCATGCCGCCTTTCATGGCCAAATTTTTAATCGGTATGGCGGAAGGATCTTTAAGTATCTGCGCGCGGATTCCGTCATCCAGTATAAGAAGTTCGTGCATACCCACGCGCCCTTTGTAGCCGCTGCTCTTGCACTCGTCGCAGCCCTTCGGCCTGAAAATTTTCCTGCCCGGCGGAATAGTCACATTACAAGCTTCAAACACCGCGCGCTCTTCCGGGGAAATTTCGGCTTCTTCCTTGCATTTGCAAAGCCGCCTTGCCAGACGCTGGGCAAGCACAGCTTTCATGGTATTTGCCACAACGAACGGCGGCAGCCCCATCTGGGTAAGGCGCTCCAGCGCCGAAGGAGAATCGTTGGTGTGTATGGTTGAAAAAACCAAGTGCCCCGTCATGGCGGCTTCAAGGGCTATGCGGGCGGTTTCACCATCGCGTATTTCCCCCACCATTATGACATCCGGGTCAAGGCGCATAAAAGAGCGGAGCGCCGAGGCAAAATCGAATATTTTATCCACCCCGAGCTTGATCTCGGGATTTACCGGCACCTGCACTATGCCGTCGATGTTGTATTCCACGGGGTTTTCCGCCGTGAGTATTTTAATGTCGGGGCGGTTTACATAGTTCAGGCAGCCGTAAAGCGTGGTTGATTTGCCCGAGCCCGTGGGCCCGCACACGAGCACCAGGCCGAAATTCTTTTTGCCTCCTATGCCCTGAAACTGCGCCAAAAGTTTCTTTTCCGTGTCCGGCAAAAAGCCCATTACCTTTATGTCAACGCGCACTGAGGCGCGGTCAAGGATACGCATTACGCACGACTCGCCATAAACCGTGGGGATCATTTCAACGCGGAACTCTATAGGGTTCCCCTTGGCTATTATCTGTATGCGGCCGCTCTGCGGAATGCGGCGCTCGGTTATGTCCATTGAGTTTGTGAGAATTTTTATCTTGGCGGTTACGGCGTTGCGGTAAGCCCAGGGTATAAGAAAAGAGGCCGCATGCAGCATGCCATCCACGCGGTAACGTATAAGCACCTTGCTGTTTTTTCCGGTGGCATCTTCAAAAGGCTCTATATGTATATCGGAGGCCTTTAAGTTAAGGGCTCCCAGTATTATTGCGTTTACCAGCTTTTCCACCTCGGGAGCGTTGGCGTCCACATCCGAGATGTCTTTTTTTGAATCGTCCCCCGCCAGCGAAAACCCCTCTTCATCGGGAACCTTGGCGGCCACGGATTCCACCAGCTTGTTTACCGCGGCGCTGTCGCCGCGGCCGTAAACATTTTCAAGCAATCTGGTGATTATCTGGGGGAGCGCGAGGAAGGCCTCCACTTCAAGCCCGGTGCGCAAACCGATATCTTCCACCACCAAAAAATCCCTCGGGTCAGCCATCGCCAAAAACAACTTATTATCCTGGTGCGCGAAAGGCACGCAAAGCTGCTTCCTGGCCATAGCCTCGGGCACAAGCCGCACAATTTCCTTGGAAGGATTTACTTTAGACAGATCTATGGCTTTGAATCCCCATTCGGCGGCAAGGATTTTAAGAAGCTTGAGTTCCGGAATAAGCCCTAATTCGGCCAGGACCTGCATTAAAGATTTGTTTTCTTTTTTGGCGGTTTCCTCAGCGGCCGTCACCTTATCCTCAGGGACAAGCTTCTCCTCTATGAGGATTTCCCTCACATTCCTTTTTCGCTGAAGTCCTTTAGCCAAAATCATATCAGTTTATAATTATAAACATATTCGCCGGCTTTTGCAATGCTATGATAGCGCTGAGGCGCTAGAAGCTCTGAAGTCTGAAGTTAACTAAATTTGAAGAGGCCGTTTGTCGGCCATGGATCTGTGGCCGACAAACGGCCTTCCGGAACTTCAGCGCTTCAGGGCTTCAGAACTTCAGGACTGGTTTACCGGAAGGCCAACTGGTCGCCGACTGCCAGCCTGCCCCCGCAGCGGCCCGCGTTAAGCTCCAGCACGCTTTTTGCCCCGTAAACCCACGGCGAGAAGCGCCATGGCTTCAGATTTTCAACGACCCTGAGTGTTTTTAGATTTTCATCCAAAAATACGGCGTCTATGGCGAAGCTCATGAAACACATATGTATCATGGCGCACGGGAAAAGCCACAGCCCCTCCTCTTCGCCAATGGAACGGCGCGGAATAAGGCCAAAAAGCCGGCTTGAAAAAGTATCCGCTTTCCGGGCCTGTGAAACCACGGACAGATTTCTTGTAAGGTTGAAAACGATCATTTAAACATCTCCTCTGAAAGGTTGCAGGCAACAGGTTACAGGTGACAGGCAGAGGGCAATCCCGCAGCTTAAGTTCTTAGTGTTTCCTGCTGCCTGTTACCCGCTTACCTTATCACGGCGAACTTGCCTTTCGCGCTTCCTTTGTCGGTTTTAAGGTGAAAAACATAAACGCCGCTTGCCACGAAAAACCCCGACTCGTTTTTCCCATCCCAACCGGGGCTTGAAAGTTTTTTCACAAGTTCACCTTCCTGGGTGTAAATTCTAAGCTCAACATTTCCCGCCAAAAGTTCAGTCGGAATGGTAAAAACAATAGTTTTGTCGGTTTTAGGCCGGAAAGGATTTGGTAAAGGCAGCGATTTAAAGGCGCCTTTAAAATCCGCATATGTATTATTAACGGCAAGACGCATAGCTTTCAAAGCGTTTATACGGCCGAAACCAAAGTACTGGTCGGCCCCCGGCATGCCAAGATCGTCAGCGGAATTTTTCATTATATCCCAAACTTGGCCGGGAGAAAGTCCCGGTTTGGCTGACCAGATAAGCGCCGCAAGTCCCGAAACCATGGGGGCCGAAAATGAAGTGCCGGAAGCGTAGGTGTAGGCGCCGGCTAGATCCGTGGTTAAAAGATTATCGCCAGGCGCCGTAAGCCCGCCCTGGGTCATCTCTGAACCGTAATTTGAGAAAGAAGCCAGATTGTCGCCTGAGTCAGTAGCCCCTACCGGAATTACATGCGAGCAATTAGCCGGAGAATCGACATAAGAAGACTCATTGCCGCCGGCCGCCACAATAAGCAGCCCTGCTGCGTAAGCGGAATTTACCGCCGCCTGCAACTGTCCGGAGGAATCACAAGTGCCGGGCGAACCAAGGCTCATATTGATTATTATTCTGCCGATACCGGGCGAATTATTCTGGGTGACGGCATAATTTATAGCCGCGGATATGGTGGCGTCGTCCGTGGAACAGGAGCCGGTTCCGCTTTTATCGCCGCAGTTTGGCGTACAGTCATTATCGCTAAAGACCTTAAGAGAAAGCAGCTTCGCCCCCCAGGACATTCCGGCTATGCCGATGCCGTTGTCGGTGGAGGCGGCGGCCACCCCCGCGGCATGAGTGGCATGATTACAGGCGGGGGTGGGCGCGTTCGGGCTCTGGGCGCTTAACTGGTTGGGATCAAAAAATTGGCTTTGGCCGGTAAGCTTGCCGGAAAGATCCGGATGCGTCCCGTCTATACCGGTATCAAGAATGGCGACTGTGATTGTATTGGATGAGCCGGTATCGAATTCCCATGCGGAAGTTGCAAGCACGTTCACAAGCGCGTACTGGGAAGAAAGTAAAGGGTCGTTTGGAGTCTTTTTTACCCTGTAGGCCCGGTCCGGCTCCGCAGCTTCAAGACCGGTGACATTTTTTGCCAGGGCGAGTCCCCGCGTTACCGTCATGCCGTCAGGCAGGCCGACAAGCGTCCAACCGGTAGAGTCGAATTCCTTAAGAACGGCAAGACCGGCGGATGCAAGGTGTTTTTTTTTAGTTTCAGCGTCGGTTCCCGCCTTAAAGCGGGCAAAGATCATTCCGCTTGCCGCTTCAACCGCGACTCTGGCATGGCCTGAAACCGCCGGGTAAGCCGGAAAGAGTTTCTCTGTTTTGAGAGCGAAGCAAGCCGGCTCAAGACAGCATAAAAGAGCCAGAAAAGCGGCGAGTATCCGCCGCATTCCGGCCATACTACTGCCCGGTTGGGATCTGAATGGCAGGGAACAAAAGGAGTATACGGAACAAAAAACGGCAAACGGCAATGCGGCAAAAAAAGTCATCTTTGCTCCTACCGATTACCGGTTACTGCTTTTTCCTGGGATTTTTCAGCGCTTTGGCATAGGCCTCTTTAATGAGCTTTTCGGCTTTGGCTTTTAACGCGGAGTCGTTTATTTTAAAGTCTTCAGGCCAGCCGATCCATAACCCGCCGGGCTCGCGCGAAGAATTCATTACGCCGGCCGTCACCAGCAATTCCCCGTCAAAGGCCGTGTCAGCGTTGGCAAGGCGGGTTTTTGATTTAAGCATTTTAACGCCTGTCACGCTTATTTTTGGTTCGGCGCCGGGCGGGTTTTTGCATACGCCTTTGGAAAGGCAGGCCTCTATTTTGGCGTAAAGGCCCTTTGAAAGAAGTTTTATGTCTTCGTAGGTGCGTTCCTTATATTCGGTGACCGGCATTACCACGGCATTTTTCCGCCAACTTATCCCCTTCACTTCAATAACACCGGAAAAGACAATAGCGGCTACGGGAACGGTGCTTAATTTTACGACCTCAAGCGCCGGCGCACTGACCGTGACGAAAAAAAAAGCCAGAAAAAAAACGGTTTTACTTTTCATTCATCCCCCTTATGACCGCAAGCAGATCATGGATATCGTCCAGCTCGTAATCGGCTCCGGAAACCTTGGTGTCGAACTCATTGCCATATTTAGCCCAGGCCGTCTGGATACCAAGATTTTTGGCGCCTGTAATGTCTCGTTCGGCCCAATCGCCGACCATCACCGCCTCCGCGGGTTTTACCTTTAAAAGTTCAAGTATTTTTTTGAAAGGCTTGGGAGAGGGTTTTTTCTCGCCCGTATCGTCCAAGGTGACCACATGGTCAAAATAGTGGTGAAGGCCTAAACCGACTATGCGCAGCCAGACAGGCAGGCGCGGGGCGTCCGAAACCACGCCCATTTTAACCCCGGCCTTTAAAAGCTCGGTGAGGGTGAGTTTTACATGCGGGTAGAGGGTCATGTGTCCCTCTTTGGCCCGCTTGTAGCCGATGATCCCCGCGGCTAAAATTTTGTAATCTATCTGGCCGAACTCGCTGGTAAGAACCTTATCGAAGATATTCTGATCCTCTATCCCTTCCGCCCAATAGACCTTGAAAATTTTGTCCACCATTTTATCTTTCGGCGTGCTCAAGCCCGCGTCTATCATGGCGTCCACAGCCGCGTCCACGGAGGCGCGCTTCATACGCATGAAATCCATGAGGGTATTGTCGATGTCAAAAATTACGGCTTTTATCATAATTCCTTAACTTCTATTGCCATAAGTTTTATGCCATATGCTTTTTAGGAGTTTCCTTGTAACTTATGGCCTTTGGCTTATGGCTTATGGCTTATGGCGCCGAGAAGGTAGCCTCAGGCTACTTTCTCGGCTCTGTCACCCTTTCAACGTATTCAAATGTTCTGGTATCCACCCGTATTTTATCGCCTTCGTTCACAAAAAGCGGCACTTTAACTTCAAGACCGGTCGACACTTTGGCGGGTTTGGTGACATTGGAAACCGTATCACCTTTAACGCCGGCTACCGTCTCGGTGACTACCATCACTAAATTTGCCGGCAGCTCTATATTGTAAAACCTTTCGTCAAGATAAAGACCCTGCACTTCCATGTTATCGCTGAGAAACTGCATGAGGCTGCCTATTTTTTCCATGCTCAGGCCCAACTGTTCATAATTCGCATTATCCATGAAATAGGCCATCGTTCCATCGTTATACATGTAGGTTTTCGGACGTTTTTCCACCATAACTTCCTTAAATTTGTCCTCGGGCCTGTAAGCGGTTTCAATTACCGAGCCGGTATCAAGGTTTCGCAGCTTGACGCGAACCACGGCCCTGGCCTGGGACTTGCGGTGATGCTGATGAGTAAGAACCTCGACGGTCTGGCCGTTCTCATTTATGAAGATGTCGCCTTCTTTGAATTCAGTAGCTAGTATCATTTCGTGATCTCCTTCAATATCGATTTCGCTCAGGGGTTAGGGGCGATGGGTTAGGGTTTAGGGAAGCAATTCCTTATTTCTGCAACCTCTACCCTCAACCCTAGCCCCTCTACCCTGTAGTTTGCCCCCTGCTGCTTTGGTACGCCATTGCCTTTAATGCCAGTATCCGTTTTTCCATGGGGGGATGGGTGGCGAAAAGGTCAGCCGCGAGGCCCATTTTTTCCTCTATCAGGCTGCCGCGCGGGTCCGTTATGCACATATGCGCCACTCCGTTGTTTATGGCGTAAGTGGGCATGACGGCGTTACGTATTTTTTCAAGCGCAGACGCGAGTGAAAGCGGATTTCTGGTCAGCTCGGCGCCGGAAGCGTCGGCCAGATATTCACGCTCGCGCGAAACCGCCATGGCAAGAAGCCGCGAGAGAATAGGCGCAAGTATCACAAGCGCTATCCATAAAACGAACAAGACCAGCATCAGCGGTCCCAACCCCTTTTTTGAGCCCCCGCCTGAAGAAGAGGAAGATGAGGAGCCGCCGCCGGTAGAAACCCTTGAGTAGCGCGTACTTCTGCCGGCGAAATCGCTTAAGAGGCCGATAGCTCCGATGAGCGCCGCAGTCACCGTCATAAGGCGCATGTCGTAATTCCTTATGTGGCTCATCTCGTGAGCCACCACGCCCTGCATCTCCTCGCGGTTGAGCGAACCCAAGAGCCCCTCGGTGACGGCAATAACGGAATTGGCTGGATTCGTGCCGGTGGCAAACGCGTTCAGGTCAGGGTCCGGAACTATATAGACCGTAGGAGGCGGCAGCCCCGCCGCCGTGGCCATCTCCTCAACTATATTTATCAGCTGCTTTTCTTTTTCATCCGTAGACACGGCGCGCCTGGCCATAGTGGACTTGAGCACCATGGCCGGGCCGTTCAGCATGCTGTTGGCAGCCATACCCAAACCGATGAGGAGCGCTATTATTGTGCCGTATGGGATCGGCTGGGCGGTGTGGGTGTCGGCCTCGTAATAACCGGACGAGGTCAGGTTATATTTCGGGTCCGGCGCGGGATTAAAGCTAAGATAAAAAAAGTCAAACCCAAGCCCTATGAATAAAAACAGCGCCACAAAGACGCTCATAATGAAAGCCGTCATCCGTCTGTTGTGCGCCTGTTGTTCGAAGAGGTTCATAATGCAGAGGCTGGGGGCTAGCGGATAGAGATCAGCGGCGGAATACTAAGTTTTTGCTTAAAGAGCTCATTCCCCATCCGCCAACCGCTATCCGCTATACCCTGTCTTTTATACCGTCAGGTCCACCTTGGGGGTTTCCCGTTCGGGGGAGTCGGCCGGCAGTTCCCAAAGCGTCGCTGCAGAGAAGCCCATCATAGAGGCTAACACATTGGCGGGGAATGTCTGCTGCCGGTTATTGAAGCTGGTTACCACATCGTTATAGAACTGGCGGGAAAAACCGATCTGATTTTCAGTGTGGGTCAGCTCTTCCATAAGCGATTTAACGGATTCGTTGGCCTTGAGGTTGGGGTAATTTTCCGCCACGGCCATCAATCTGCCCAGGGCCTGCGTGAGCATGCCTTCCTTGGCCATAATGTCGCCGGGATTGCCGCCCTGCCCGGCTGAAACCGCGGCCGCGCGGGCCTGTATGACTCCTGTAAGGGTTTCCTTTTCAAACTTCATTTCTCCCTGGACGGAGGCGACCAGATTGGGAATAAGATCGTGGCGCCTTTTAAGCTGCACATCTATCTGTTTGAAGGCGTTAGCCACCTGATTCCTGAGCCTTATGAGGCTGTTAAAAATGGCCACTACTCCAAAACCCAAAAGCAACAAAACAACCGCTAATACAACCATATATTTCCTCCTTTATTTTGTCAGTATTTCACAACCGTTTTTTTTCACCAGCACAGAATCTTCTATTCTCACGCCGAATTTGCCGCTGAGATAAATGCCGGGCTCCACCGTAACCGCCATGCCCGCCTTTAAGGTTTCTTCCGACTTGGTATTAAGGGTGGGCGCCTCATGGATCTCCAGCCCCACGCCGTGACCGGTGCCATGTATAAAATACTGGCCGTAACCGGCATCCGCGATATGGTCCCTGCAGACCTTGTCCACAAGCCGGGCCTTTACTCCTGCCTTGACGGCCTTAACTCCCGCTTTTTGGGACGCGGCCACAATGGAATGGATTTTAAGAAATTCCGGGGTAGGCCTGCCGTAGAAGAAAGTGCGGGTTATGTCGGAACAATAGCCTTTGTAAATGCAGCCGAAATCGATCAATACCGCCTCGTTATTTTTAAGTTCGCGCTCCGAACTCTCATGGTGCGGCAGGGCTGAGTCGGGACCGAAACCGATGATAAGGTTAAAAGAAGGCCCTTTAGCGCCCATAGCCTGCATAAGGTCCTCAAGCTCTCTGGAAACCGAAATTTCCGTTCTACCCCGTTTCACTCGGGGTTTTATGCGTTTGAAAGCCTCCGCCGCTATGCGGCAGGAATGCCTGAGCGCGGTTACCTCCTCCCCCTCTTTTATGAGCCGCAGAGAAGCGGTAAGCCCCTTTTTCTCCAGACAACCCTGTTTTGCCCAAAATTGCCCGCGCAAATATGTTTCTGTCTCAGGTTCAAAGGCGGTTTTTTTTAATTTCTGTTCTTTCACCTTGGAAATAACCGCTTCAAGCGTGTTATCGCAGGAGGCGGCGTTTATGAACGGGGCTTTTGAATTAAACTGCTCCAGCAGCATTTTAGGCATAAAAGCCCAGGCATCAGTCCTTGAAACAAGCATAATGTAGCCGTCCATGGAGAATCCGGTCAGGAAAGCGGTTTCAAGCGGACGCGTCACCACCAAAGCGTCAATTTTATCGTCTTTAAGAAGCCCCTGCAAATCTTTGATTCTTCTAGCGTAAAAGTTCATGCGCGGCCCTCTCATGAAAAAATATTCGTCCTGATACCGTAATTATACAATTTTAAAAAGGGTAGGGGGGTCTTAGGGCTCGGTTTAACGAGCCCTTAACTCCGCGATTAGTTTCAGGTAATCTTCAAGCGACAACTCCTGAGGCCTGACTCTGGATTCCAGGTTGATTTTTGAAAGCGCGCTTTCTACGGCTGTCTTTGAGAACCTGCCCGAAAGAGCGAGTGAATTAACCAGGGTTTTTCTTCTGTGCGAGAAAGCGGATTTTAGTAAGCTGAAAAGTTCTTTTTCAAGCTCCGCGGCCAAAAACTTCCGCGGCCTTAAAACAAGCACGGAAGAATCCACTTCCGGCTCCGGCTGGAAGCTGGCCGCCCCCACGTCAGCCAGTAAAGTAATATCGGCGCGCGCCTGCGCGGAAATAGAAAGATAGCCGTAGTCGTGTGTACCGCGCTCCGCGGTCAGCTTGCGGGCCACCTCTTTCTGGAACATAAAAACCGCAAGCGCAAAATTTTCAAGGCGGAGGACCCGCTCAAGTATCGGGGTGGAGCAGGAGTACGGGAGATTCCCTATGAAAGCCGTCTTTGCCCCGCGCATTTCCGCAGCGAGGTCCAGTTCAAGAAAATCCCGGTTAACCAGGCTTATGCCGGGATATTTTCCGCGCAGGAAATCAGCCATCTCGGGGTCAATTTCCACCGCTTTAAAACGCGGCCCGTATCTGGGATAAAGGAAATCCGTAAGGGCGCCGCGGCCGGGCCCTATTTCCACCAGATTTTCAAATTTCTCCCCGTCAAGAGCGGAAACTATTTCAGCGCAAACCCGCTTGTCTGTTAAAAACACCTGGCTGTATTTAGGCATAGTTTAAGAGCAGCGGATAGGGGAAAGCGGCTAGGGGTTAGGGAATGAGTTCCTTAATGGCGCTAACCGCTCGCCTCCAGCCTATATCCCACCTACCCCAGCCTCAT
This is a stretch of genomic DNA from Elusimicrobiota bacterium. It encodes these proteins:
- the rsmA gene encoding 16S rRNA (adenine(1518)-N(6)/adenine(1519)-N(6))-dimethyltransferase RsmA produces the protein MPKYSQVFLTDKRVCAEIVSALDGEKFENLVEIGPGRGALTDFLYPRYGPRFKAVEIDPEMADFLRGKYPGISLVNRDFLELDLAAEMRGAKTAFIGNLPYSCSTPILERVLRLENFALAVFMFQKEVARKLTAERGTHDYGYLSISAQARADITLLADVGAASFQPEPEVDSSVLVLRPRKFLAAELEKELFSLLKSAFSHRRKTLVNSLALSGRFSKTAVESALSKINLESRVRPQELSLEDYLKLIAELRAR
- a CDS encoding aminopeptidase P family protein, which codes for MNFYARRIKDLQGLLKDDKIDALVVTRPLETAFLTGFSMDGYIMLVSRTDAWAFMPKMLLEQFNSKAPFINAASCDNTLEAVISKVKEQKLKKTAFEPETETYLRGQFWAKQGCLEKKGLTASLRLIKEGEEVTALRHSCRIAAEAFKRIKPRVKRGRTEISVSRELEDLMQAMGAKGPSFNLIIGFGPDSALPHHESSERELKNNEAVLIDFGCIYKGYCSDITRTFFYGRPTPEFLKIHSIVAASQKAGVKAVKAGVKARLVDKVCRDHIADAGYGQYFIHGTGHGVGLEIHEAPTLNTKSEETLKAGMAVTVEPGIYLSGKFGVRIEDSVLVKKNGCEILTK